GTTGTTCGTTGATCACCATTATCCACCCGTCATATCCATTGCCATCAGGCCATCTGTCACATGAAGGGCCATGATCACAAGGAGAGGCACACAGGACGCCTCCTGGACTTCCTTCTTGGATCTTGCAGCGATCAATGCCCTCTAATGTGCCTCGTGTGCTTCGGTGGCGCGAACGACATGTGGATGATGCCGGAGTTCCAGATGGTCCTCACTGAGTGCTGATGGTTGATGCGCGCAAACAATGATCAATGGTGATGGGTCGTGCCTTGAGCTTCGAGTTGTGGTTTTTTTGGACTACGCAGAAAAGTCTTGCGTTAATATAGATAGCAGCAGCTTGCAAGTAATTTACGCATTCCCATCCGTCCCACCGGCATGAAATCTGATACTGCAAGAGAAAACCGATAGTGCATGAGTGTACTTCGTCGGAGGCCGAAAATGGAACAAATAATAATGGAGCAAAAGTATCTGTTTCGCAGGATGCCGACTGCGGGGCAATTTTGAAGAAAGCGTAGCGTTAGCCTGAACATGTGTCTAGACCGAATCTCATCTACCCTCGTCTTACGTTACTGTTACTTTTTACAAATcaaatcctcctcccactAACACACTCAAGTCAGTCTCAGGGGGCAGTGACATCCCGAAACGCAGAGACAGTGGCGACCGCAGGAGAATAGCACGCAGAATTCTTGGCCGGTAAGTCATGGTCGTTACCCGTCCCCCGCCTGGCTTCTTCGGCTACGGCTTGGCCAGGAATAATCTTTTATATATTGGAGAGAAATTTCGATAGTCCTGGCAGCGCGTGCGTGATTTACCTCAGACGGTTTTTTGTCTGCCTACTTGGCACTGTGTCCATGATTAGCCAGATATCTGCGTTCTTGCTATTTCGCACGTAGTCGCGTCGAGGCCATTCGCCCGCTGGCTAGTACTTGACATCTTGTAAAAACCAAACAAATCATCGCTAATACAAACACTATACAGACCCACGAAATACGCTGTTATAAACCACACATCTTCTTAATCCTAATCCCTATAACGGCTTCCGTCCACCCTTTGTCAGCGCCCGTCTCTTCCCCGCATCGCTTCTCATTAGCGCCACCCATCTatatccttctttctttcatctctccacCCCACTTTCAATCCAATTCACGATGGGCAGCTGTATGTCTACTCCAAAAGCTCCCAAGAACGCCGCAGAGACCAAGCAAATCCATGCATCTACTACCTCTCCCCGCCCACCACAAGCCTCGACTACAGCTACCGCCACAGGTGCTGGTGCTGATACATCACCCACTAGCGCAACAACATCTGGTATAAAGGACGACACAACAGGAACGAATAGGACAGGAACAAGTGTGGGACAGGGGCTAGCAGCTGCTTTGGCATCTACAGAACCACCAAGACCGCAGGACTCGAAAGGGAATAAAGATAGGAGTAATCAGATAGACAGGCAACTGGAAGATgaccagaagaagattagAAAGGAGTGTAAGATCCTATTGTTAGGTGAGTATGTTTCCGTATGGTGGGGAAATGTGCTGACGAGGCTGTGAAGGATCCGGTGAATCTGGAAAATCTACAATCGTCAAGCAGATGAAGATTATCCACCAAAATGGTTACTCTAAAGACGAACTGCTCTCTTTCAGAGGAGTCATCTATAAGAATGTTCTTGACTCTGCTCAGGCGTTGATCATGGCAATGAGAAAGATTGGCGTGGACCCCGAGGACGTTAACAACAGAGTACGTTCTACATCTTTCGTTATCTTTGAGCATCACTTATTCTGTATAGGCCTATGCCGACCGTATCCTCGAATACCGCATGGATGCCGACCTTAACGCTGTAGTCCCCTCAGAAATTCTGTACAACATCGATTCTCTCTGGCATGACCCTGTTATCCCCTCTGTCATGGACCGTAGCTCAGAGTTCTACCTTATGGACTCTGCAACCTACTTTTTCGCCAACATCAGGAAGATTGCAGCGCCGGATTATGTGCCCGATGAGGCTGATGTACTGAGAGCGAGAACGAAGACGACGGGTATCAGTGAGACAAGGTTTAACATGGGACAGTTGAGCATTCACATGTTCGATGTGGGTGGACAGAGAAgtgagagaaagaaatggatCCATTGTGGGTATTTTTTTTGGGTTCTATGAGATGACACTTACATTGATCTAGGTTTCGAGGCGGTTACATCCATTATCTTCTGTGTTGCATTGTCAGAATACGATCAAGTGTTGCTAGAAGAGTCAGGACAGGTGAGTTGCTTTTGGGATTTGTCAGGATACATGCTAATTCCTTTTTAGAACCGAATGCAAGAATCGCTGGTCCTCTTCGAGTCCGTGATCAACTCGAGATGGTTCCTGCGAACGTCGgtcatccttttcctcaacaAGATCGACTTGTTCAAGCAAAAATTACCAAAGGTCCCGCTTGTGCAGTATTTCCCTGAATACACTGGTATGTAGTCTGTTTTTGGTGAGAGTTTGCATAGCGCTGACTATGGATCTAGGCGGGGCTGATATCAACAAGGCCGCCAAGTATATCTTGTGGAGATTCACCCAGACCAACCGAGCGAGGTTATCAGTGTACCCCCATCTCACCCAAGCGACCGACACGTCGAACGTACGTCTGTCGTATTACCTTCCTCGTATAACGTTACTATGTTACTGATAATCCCTTTCTAGATCCGGCTGGTATTTGCAGCTGTTAAAGAAACCATCCTCCAAAATGCTCTACGCGATTCTGGTATCTTATAATGACTCAAAACTAAAAGATAATAAAGGAAATTCGCCATATCACGCACAGCAAATTCGCAAACGATTCTCCAAGTACAAATGTAGTTATATTCAGCAAATTTCGAATCTATCTTATATAAGCGCCTGccattcctttttctccgcCACATATCTTACACTAATAATAACTTGCCTTTTTTGCTCGTACCTTCAACTTTTCCTATGGGAGACTTTGGTGCTTCCCACTTGTCCTTGAGaagttttttcttttttttttcagtTTCTCTATCAACACGTATGCCGTATCTTCGCTCGCGTTAAGCGAGTTGCCGACCTCCAACTTTTTATGTGTTTTCATTTTCGTTACTCGTGATCGTACATGATATGTACTTGTTATTCTTGTCCGTCATATGGTGTCTCATAATTTCTTTCTAccctctgcctcttttttcccctGCCTGAGTGGTGGATAGTTTCATACAGGTGAGGTTCTTCGGCCATGCGAATAGCGAACGAACAGTCTGCAATACTGAGAAATCTGTCTATTCTAATCACTACCAAAACGCGGCCCAACTCAGGCGTGGAGCACACCCAGCTCGCCGTTCGTAATACTTCAGTTGTCGATTTCTGATGCTTGTTGGGTCACTACTGAGGGGAGAGGACAGAGGTGGGGGTCAGCAAATCTTCGCCTGGAGCGAAGGTAGCTTATATATAATTCTTCATGGCATTGGTGGTCTGGTGATGATCACTTTTTAGGCGTCATTGCTAAATGATTATCGATCATCCATCGTCCCAATGAGAGCAGTCTATGTCTAGAGTTTAGCTTAAAAAATAGCAAAAAAGAGCTGCTGCTCCCTGTACTCTGCAGCTGTATACATATAAATGCTTCCTATAACATCATGTGGTTTATGCTCTCGCCGGACTATTAAAGGAGCTCAGAAAAATGGAGCTCGCTCGTCATCCAGCAGATCGGGTTGATGACCGGCGGAGTAAATAAAGGTACCTTGCGCCGGATGGTATGCCGTGGGCCGCAGGGGAACTCCTCGCGCTCGGTGTTCGGAGCTCAGATAGCACAAACATGTCAGGTGCCTTATTTACCAATTTCCATTCCCcaaatctcttctcctATTCGTCGACACAGATGCAGGCATTACCACAAGAAAATGATGAGCCAGAATTGTGCTTAACCTTTCTGCAGAAACCTCGGCAAAATGACGTGTTCGGGGGAATATTCATCACATTATTATGAATAAATAGGAACACAAATTTTCCCTCGCCTGCTGGTTGGTGGATGCCCATGTAGATGGATTTTCCAAGGGCTGCTGAGCACCAAATCTCAAATCACCTCTATTTATTCAGGGAGAGACGTTCGCATGGAATCCCCCTTGACCATAACTtattttcctttcctcttttcatttctttACCCCTATCAAACGTCTACTGTTGTCATCTGCTCACACGGTTAGTGTGTGCATCCAGCAACAGCCCTCCTTTGAGAAACGAAAAGGAAACTTTGGAAGGAGATAAAACCAGTTCCTGCGCCCCTGCGCGTTATCGCCCATCAAATTTGATCAAGCCGCCGTTATCTTCATTCCTTGCCGCATCtgttcctctccaccagcaTCTGTCACTATCTCCATCTCGCTCTTCCATTTACCACATTCTTACTCAAGAAGCATAGTTGCTCATTGCGCCAGAGGCCCGAGAACCACTCTTAAAAGTCACCGAAGCCTTACGCCTGGCCGGCGGCCGACTGATAAGCTTCTGTTAAATACGATCAAGCGACAACTATCGTTAATTTCGAATTTTCGCGTCTGCTTGCTCATCAAAAGCGAGCTTTCCCGCACTCACGCTCCCGGACCCCCTATTAGGAATTTTGCATAacatttcttcatctgcaaCTTCACCCACCGTCTGCCGCAAACCCATTTCACATGACAATCCGCCGACTTCTCACTTCTCTTGCTGCCCACCAGCCTTCGCCTTCTCAGTCTGCTTCTCGACTTATCCCGCCTTACTCTCATGTCTATTCCGCTACAACCCCTTCTACTCTCCGTCCCCCCTACTCTTACACTGCCTCTCCAGCACAAGGTTTGTCTCTTGGTGCTCATGACGTGAGAGGTCGCTCTCTCAAGGCCAAGGTCAAGTACGAGATCTACCACCGTGAAGGCAAGATCGATGGATGGAGTGCTTGGGCAGAGGATGTGCTtggcgatgaagaacaGAGAAGGGAAGTGGAGGCGGCTTGGGTCGAGACTCTTGCTGGGTTGGAAAGCATCAAATCTTCGGGCGTAAGTCATTTCTCAGCGGGGTTTATTATTCCAAAGTAGCTAACATCAATAGCAGAATCAAATCCCTCAAATCgccttccattctttggCAGGCCACCTCGCATCTGAGTCTACAGTCGATGCAATCCGCAACACTGGCGCTGTAGTCATCCGTGATGTTGTCCCTGACGCCGAGGCTATTGAATGGGCTCGAGAGATTTTGCATGCGATCAATGACGCTGGTGAACGAGGTGAGTTTCTTCCCACTTGCGCCTtcccttgcttcttctccttttctcctaGTTCCGTTCCTTGATCCACTCGCGTCCAGAACCTCTGGATAGCATGGGATTTCAAGTTTCACACGTTCTCTTTACCGGTTAAGACTGGGAAATGTCACAATGCCTGCAGCCCAGTGCTTCGGATACTTTCGCAAGTTATGTCATTGTCGCCCTCTCATCCACTTTTAGCTCCGACGGAAAGATGCGATGATCGAGACACCGTGCTGACACCATTTTTGTAGGCATCTATTGGAACCCCGCTCTTATCGCTGCCAGAGCCAATACTTCAGTTCTCTCTGCCAACACGCAGCTCGCACGTTCCCTCCTGGGCCAGGAAGTTTACATTCAAGCCGACACCGTCCGTGAAGGTATTGCTCCCTTCCGCACCACACCCTTTCCTTATGACCCTTGGTCTTCCCCTCGAGCTCTCCTCGCCCACCTTGCTCTTACCCCCACCATGTCCTCTCCTACTGGTGCCGCTCCCCAGACTACACGCTTACCACCCTCCGTCCACGCTGCCACTTACACCCTCCTCCGCCCTCTCTTCCGCCCACTCAAATCCAAGATCTCATTCTACGACTCCTCGTCATACCTCGACCCTGCCAATTGGGTCCTTGACCCTACAATCTCTCACCGCCCTTCGCCGGCGCCTGACTTCCCACACTTGGCGGGTACCGAGGTCGTCCTTCCCGAGCTCTTGCCGGGTGATGTCTTGTTCCACCACACTGCGCTCCCACTTTCCACCCAACCAGTTGGACAGATAttcctccccatccacccGGTGGAAAAGAGGGGCAACGAAGCGTGGATCGTGAAGCAGCGCGAGGCATTTGAGAAGGGtgttcctcctcctgggGTGAGCGAGGTTGGGGACGATTTGTGTGTGGTAGAACCCAGGGGCAAGAGGTCCGACATTGGTAGTCGGGCTGGTAGGGAAGCCATGGGCTATGAGTATTAGGTGACTGTGCCAATCGTACAATCCTACCCAAACTGTAGGCCAGTCTGGGAAAAATTAATAGAAGATCTTATGTGCAACTAGAATCAGCTATAGAGAATAGTTAGTCACTTTCAACGGGTCAACGAAAAGGAGCTATACACTGGTTGTATATAGTAAGTGTTTCGGAAGGGTTATCTCAGTCAACAATTGTATCGAGAAGTTTTTGTGTAGTTTTGGTTCATATTCGCTTATGTCGGTTGGGTTTTATATGCTTGCTATGAATGTTTTGTCTGTGCGACATAATCAAAAGGAAACTAGGTACACATAACGCTCGTGATAACGAAACGTCACCTTTGACCATACCAAACCTACAAGGATGCAACCGTTCATCTTTGTTGTGCAGAATCACTTAGGGAAGGCGGTTCATCCGAAAGTCACTTCGGAGctggtcttcttctctaaATTCGGTGTGTGGTACAGTAGTTAGGCAGACTATGCTACCTACCCGTTTATATTACCTTGCCCAGTACAGGGGAGAAACTGTATGGAAAGATGATATATGACTTGAAGTTTCGTTGGTCTTGTTGTTATTTGTGCATTTCTATTCAGAACCAGCCGGCTCCCCTGCTGGTTCCCTGGTAGAAGCGATTGCGGTTAGAGGCAACTGCTACTGCTGGACGATGTTCTTCGAATACCCCTCTGAGCTGTGGAATTTTCTCCATCTACTGCGCAGCCCCACGGAACTCTACCCATGATTGCGTGGCGAATGTTGACATGTTGGGTAGTAGTTAGCTGGGTACACGATGACACAGTAAGCAGCCAAGAGTCTCAAGCTCGATGGTCGAAAGTCAAAGGGTCGTTGGATATGCAAGAAAGATGTATATGATCGAGACCAgattgagattgaggataTAACGAGAGAAAAAGCTTATGTCCCTTTGAAATTTTTATACCCTGGTTTTATAGTCCCTAagcatctcttcctctctctccttttaGACTGAATGTACTATGTACGTAGATCGCGAAAACAAAAGACAACAAGATGAAGTGAGGCAGAGGGAGGATCAGCATCCATCCTAGCAGCTGATAGCGGCAGGCTAAAACTTCCTTCGTTAACCTGGACCTTAGTAAGCTTACAAAAGGGTGTGAAAACCCTTGACTGGTCCTTCCAACAATGAACATTGTTGTTTCAGTCTCAGGTCCACATAATGTGGGTTTGTTTACAAAGATAAATAAAAAGAATATGGGAAGAGAATATGGGAAGAAAATGAACGACGGAtcaggaaagaaaaaaatcatGATCGATGACGGGATCGAACCGCCGACCTTGGAGTAATAATTCAATAATTATTAGCTCCACTATCTAAACCAACTGATATAATCGACCGATCATTCGTTGAAATTGGTCATTCTGGATTACCTATATAGTATTTGTTGAATCCCTCGTCCCACTTTTTGTTTCATAATTTGTCTGAGGACGTTCGTTAACAATAATGACAAGAGCCAATAAAGGCAAGTATCACAAAACCAAATATCCATGCAGTACATCATAAAGCGTAATCTGTGCAATCATTATGACCGACAACCAAACTGCCGCCCCCCCTTATCCTTTATAAAGCTGTCTCCCTAGTCAAACCTCACATTACTTTTTCCCCTtgcctttccctttgcctttgcccttgcccttgccctttccctttttggCTTTACTATTGCTGGCCATATTTCCCCCAGGGAACAGATTTTTTCTAACTACaccgtcttcttcgtcaccCTTTGGCTCATGATTGCCATTAGGTGCTTCAAGCTTGCCGTTCGCGGGTGTCGTCTCTGGTCGATTTGGAGACGGTGAGGGTGGACGAGAAGAGCCGGCTGATGAGGTA
This Cryptococcus tetragattii IND107 chromosome 8, whole genome shotgun sequence DNA region includes the following protein-coding sequences:
- a CDS encoding guanine nucleotide-binding protein subunit alpha; this translates as MGSCMSTPKAPKNAAETKQIHASTTSPRPPQASTTATATGAGADTSPTSATTSGIKDDTTGTNRTGTSVGQGLAAALASTEPPRPQDSKGNKDRSNQIDRQLEDDQKKIRKECKILLLGSGESGKSTIVKQMKIIHQNGYSKDELLSFRGVIYKNVLDSAQALIMAMRKIGVDPEDVNNRAYADRILEYRMDADLNAVVPSEILYNIDSLWHDPVIPSVMDRSSEFYLMDSATYFFANIRKIAAPDYVPDEADVLRARTKTTGISETRFNMGQLSIHMFDVGGQRSERKKWIHCFEAVTSIIFCVALSEYDQVLLEESGQNRMQESLVLFESVINSRWFLRTSVILFLNKIDLFKQKLPKVPLVQYFPEYTGGADINKAAKYILWRFTQTNRARLSVYPHLTQATDTSNIRLVFAAVKETILQNALRDSGIL